The following coding sequences lie in one Candidatus Thermokryptus mobilis genomic window:
- a CDS encoding T9SS type A sorting domain-containing protein, whose amino-acid sequence MSSQFTRKHISLKIYNIEGRIITTLVSSNKKPGTYKIEFNASDLSSGVYFAELTVDRQKEIQKMLLIK is encoded by the coding sequence TTGAGTTCTCAATTTACAAGGAAGCATATTTCTCTTAAAATTTACAACATTGAAGGACGGATTATAACGACTCTGGTAAGTTCAAACAAAAAACCAGGAACTTATAAAATTGAATTCAACGCAAGCGACCTATCAAGCGGAGTTTACTTCGCCGAACTGACCGTAGATAGACAAAAAGAAATTCAAAAAATGCTACTGATTAAATAA